In a single window of the Micrococcaceae bacterium Sec5.7 genome:
- a CDS encoding ATP-binding protein: MVVETAELPSASRAPTTTLQGWRSFVSSVAPEMDPPDTAALAAMTASERERYDEQRISYHSELVIVETSTVRSITNQGRVLMMLNQREISARRGLVVSGPWASGKTTAIKLLGKTHELLIRRKYPKQDRIPVVYITTPPKGSPRKLASEFANFLGLPQRPRQNVTDIADAVCQVLTNAKTDLVIVDEIHNLNLATSAGEDMSDHLKYFTEHMPATFVHAGINVENSGLFTGLRGRQISARSVLKTTGPFPFTEEWQALVATLENGLRLHHHEPGTLTAQAQHLHYRTGGSISSLSHLIRQAAIMAILTGTEKIDRGLLNETSIDHAAESLAPRPATTTPPAR; this comes from the coding sequence ATGGTGGTAGAAACAGCAGAACTTCCCAGCGCAAGCCGCGCACCGACCACGACCCTGCAGGGCTGGCGGAGCTTCGTCAGTTCAGTCGCGCCCGAGATGGACCCGCCCGACACTGCGGCACTGGCGGCTATGACTGCTTCCGAGCGAGAACGCTACGACGAGCAACGCATCAGCTACCACTCCGAACTGGTCATCGTCGAAACCTCAACCGTGCGCTCCATCACGAACCAGGGCCGGGTGTTGATGATGCTCAACCAGCGTGAGATCAGCGCCCGCCGCGGCCTGGTGGTCTCAGGTCCCTGGGCATCGGGTAAGACCACGGCCATCAAGCTACTGGGCAAAACCCACGAACTGCTCATCCGGCGCAAGTACCCCAAGCAAGACCGCATCCCCGTCGTCTACATCACCACCCCGCCGAAAGGCTCCCCGCGGAAACTGGCCAGCGAATTCGCCAACTTCCTCGGACTGCCCCAACGCCCCCGACAAAACGTCACCGACATCGCCGACGCCGTCTGCCAAGTCCTCACCAACGCCAAGACAGACCTCGTCATCGTCGACGAGATCCACAACCTGAACCTGGCCACCAGCGCCGGCGAAGACATGTCCGATCACCTCAAATACTTCACCGAACACATGCCCGCCACCTTCGTCCACGCCGGCATCAACGTCGAAAACTCCGGTCTGTTCACCGGGCTCCGGGGACGGCAGATCTCCGCACGGTCCGTGCTCAAGACCACCGGCCCGTTCCCGTTCACCGAGGAATGGCAGGCTCTGGTCGCCACCCTCGAAAACGGCCTGCGCCTGCACCACCACGAACCCGGTACCCTCACCGCCCAAGCCCAGCATCTGCACTACCGCACCGGAGGCAGCATCAGCAGCCTCTCCCACTTGATCCGCCAGGCCGCGATCATGGCCATCCTGACCGGCACCGAGAAGATAGACCGCGGGCTGCTCAACGAGACCAGCATCGACCACGCCGCCGAATCCCTGGCACCCCGACCCGCCACGACCACCCCACCGGCACGATGA
- the istA gene encoding IS21 family transposase, whose amino-acid sequence MVRKIKAILVLQFRNQGLSGRAISSAQGMSRHSVQAVIEAADRAGLGWDDVADLSDGEVYLALFPGRGVRESVFAQPDWGQVHRELARVGVTLKLLHQEYVDASGRAGQAAMSYDRFCRLYGDHAMVTGASSRVGHKAGRSIEVDWSGPTMQLVDPATGEVSKVYLFVACLPFSRYAFVEACLDMRQDSWLRAHAEMFAFFGGTVPRLVPDNLKTGVISHPREGEVVLNDAYREMAAHYSAAVLPGRVRHPKDKASVENTVSHVATWVIAGLRKEVFTSLAQLRRRIREQIDAYNRQPFQKREGSRLSVFTAEEKPVLQPLPAVAFEISTWTYGRKVGRNGHVVWAKNFYSVPFAHIGSNVDLRVTETMLEIYRSDERLTSHLLLPATTANQHQTNEADLPEGRSWQAWDRARIDEWALRMGPATVTVISKIFESVPVEEAGYDPALAVLRLSRRFSSARVEAASQLALRGPIRSPRYAHLRPILDTGQDKTGIVPDEPEGDDGGYVRGGAYYAGGAR is encoded by the coding sequence ATGGTACGGAAGATCAAGGCGATACTGGTTTTGCAGTTTCGCAATCAAGGCCTATCGGGCAGGGCTATCTCGTCTGCTCAGGGCATGTCTCGGCACAGCGTTCAGGCGGTGATCGAGGCTGCTGATCGGGCAGGGCTCGGCTGGGATGACGTTGCTGATTTGTCTGATGGTGAGGTTTATCTGGCGCTATTTCCCGGCCGCGGGGTGCGGGAGAGCGTGTTCGCGCAGCCGGACTGGGGCCAGGTGCACCGGGAGCTGGCCAGGGTTGGGGTGACGTTGAAGCTGCTGCACCAGGAGTATGTCGACGCATCCGGTCGGGCGGGGCAAGCGGCGATGAGTTATGACCGGTTCTGCAGGCTTTATGGCGATCACGCGATGGTCACTGGCGCCTCGTCCCGGGTCGGCCACAAGGCCGGCCGCAGCATCGAGGTCGACTGGTCTGGGCCGACGATGCAGCTGGTCGATCCGGCAACGGGAGAGGTCTCGAAGGTGTATTTGTTCGTCGCGTGTCTGCCGTTCAGCAGGTATGCGTTCGTGGAGGCGTGCCTGGATATGCGGCAGGATTCGTGGCTGCGCGCGCATGCGGAGATGTTCGCGTTCTTCGGCGGCACGGTCCCGCGGCTCGTGCCCGACAATCTCAAGACCGGGGTGATCTCTCATCCGCGCGAGGGCGAGGTCGTGCTCAACGACGCGTATCGGGAGATGGCGGCGCATTATTCAGCGGCGGTACTACCGGGCCGAGTGAGGCACCCGAAGGACAAGGCGAGCGTGGAAAACACTGTCTCGCACGTCGCCACCTGGGTGATTGCCGGGTTGAGGAAAGAGGTGTTCACGAGCCTGGCGCAGTTGCGGAGACGGATTCGGGAGCAGATCGATGCCTATAACAGGCAGCCGTTCCAGAAGCGGGAGGGCTCCCGGCTGAGCGTGTTCACCGCCGAGGAGAAGCCGGTGTTGCAACCGCTGCCGGCGGTGGCGTTCGAGATCAGCACCTGGACCTATGGGCGCAAAGTTGGGCGCAACGGCCACGTGGTCTGGGCGAAGAACTTTTACTCCGTGCCGTTCGCCCACATCGGCTCGAATGTTGATCTTCGTGTCACGGAGACCATGCTGGAGATATATCGCAGCGATGAGCGCCTCACCAGCCACCTGCTGCTGCCAGCGACGACGGCGAACCAGCATCAGACGAACGAGGCGGACCTTCCGGAGGGTCGCAGCTGGCAGGCGTGGGACCGGGCCCGGATCGATGAATGGGCGTTACGGATGGGCCCGGCAACCGTGACGGTGATCAGCAAGATCTTCGAGTCCGTGCCCGTCGAGGAGGCCGGCTACGACCCCGCGCTGGCGGTGCTGCGCCTGTCCCGCCGGTTCTCCTCGGCCCGGGTGGAAGCGGCCAGCCAGCTCGCGCTGCGGGGGCCGATACGATCGCCCCGCTACGCCCACCTGCGGCCGATCCTGGATACCGGGCAGGACAAAACCGGGATCGTCCCTGATGAGCCGGAGGGAGACGATGGCGGATACGTGCGGGGCGGCGCCTACTACGCCGGAGGGGCTCGATGA
- a CDS encoding ATP-binding protein codes for MSRLDAETKRKLREMNAGELLEAIDTQDERLSISLPFEDRVRLVVDDAYSSFTHSKVTGLIRRAGLRYPNADLRRIDLLDERGLDRQLLTQLGTCSFVGRQQNVVLQGFTGSGKSYLGCAVAKRACEHRIRAHYVRMPDLEEEWVAAQDRPGGSGKFLRKYASFTLLVIDEWLLDRPTEPMRGMLLELMERRYGETSTVFCTQYLQKDWHQRLGSGVHADAIMDRIIHNTIWVETGNYNMREHAALVSA; via the coding sequence ATGAGCCGCCTGGATGCGGAGACCAAACGCAAGCTGCGCGAGATGAACGCGGGCGAGTTGCTGGAGGCCATCGATACCCAAGACGAGAGGCTGAGTATCAGCTTGCCGTTCGAGGATCGTGTCCGGCTGGTCGTCGATGACGCCTATTCGTCGTTTACGCATTCCAAGGTGACCGGCTTGATCCGGCGGGCAGGACTGCGTTATCCGAACGCGGATTTGCGCCGCATCGATCTTCTCGACGAGCGCGGTCTTGACCGGCAGCTGCTGACCCAGCTGGGCACCTGCTCGTTCGTGGGCAGGCAGCAGAACGTCGTCTTGCAGGGGTTCACCGGGTCGGGGAAGTCGTATCTGGGATGCGCGGTCGCCAAACGCGCCTGCGAGCACCGAATCCGCGCACATTACGTCCGTATGCCAGACCTCGAGGAAGAATGGGTCGCCGCGCAAGACAGGCCCGGCGGTTCCGGTAAATTCCTGCGAAAGTATGCGTCATTCACGCTGCTGGTCATCGACGAGTGGCTCCTGGACCGACCCACGGAACCGATGCGAGGCATGCTGCTGGAACTGATGGAGCGCCGCTACGGCGAGACCTCAACAGTGTTCTGCACTCAGTATTTGCAGAAGGACTGGCACCAGCGGCTCGGCTCCGGCGTCCATGCGGACGCGATCATGGACCGGATCATCCACAACACGATCTGGGTCGAGACCGGCAACTACAACATGCGCGAACACGCAGCACTCGTGAGCGCCTAA
- a CDS encoding ScbR family autoregulator-binding transcription factor, translated as MVLQDRAKATREAILEGAAVVFEEHGYGSASLTQVSEAAQVTKGALYFHFQSKEELARAVIEEQHRVVLEHSAAILAGNHSGLTTMILMCRAFGLQLINEPVVKAGIRLTFEAETFGQPVRGPYDDWIAVMEQLVIQGKEENQIRPTVDPAVLARYVVASFTGVQMVSDVLTGRADLMQRIEEMWALLLPGIMHADSHEDPHTLSRLVSVGDLGPEPNRAAGS; from the coding sequence ATGGTCCTTCAGGATCGTGCAAAGGCAACCCGTGAGGCGATCCTCGAAGGGGCTGCAGTCGTTTTTGAGGAGCATGGCTACGGCAGTGCCAGCCTGACCCAAGTATCCGAAGCGGCCCAGGTAACGAAAGGCGCGCTGTACTTTCATTTCCAGTCCAAGGAAGAGCTTGCAAGAGCGGTGATTGAGGAACAGCACCGCGTCGTTCTTGAGCACAGCGCAGCGATTCTGGCCGGCAATCACTCCGGCCTGACGACCATGATCCTGATGTGCCGGGCGTTCGGACTCCAGTTGATCAACGAGCCGGTGGTCAAAGCCGGCATCCGACTGACATTTGAAGCGGAGACCTTTGGCCAGCCGGTGCGAGGCCCCTATGACGACTGGATTGCCGTGATGGAACAACTCGTAATTCAGGGCAAAGAGGAAAACCAGATCCGTCCCACGGTGGACCCTGCCGTCCTTGCCAGGTATGTGGTGGCGTCCTTCACCGGGGTCCAGATGGTGTCCGACGTCCTGACCGGACGAGCGGACCTCATGCAACGCATCGAAGAGATGTGGGCGCTCCTGCTGCCGGGAATTATGCATGCAGATTCTCACGAAGATCCACATACCCTGTCTCGGCTGGTTTCCGTCGGGGACTTGGGGCCAGAACCGAATCGGGCTGCTGGTTCGTAG
- a CDS encoding Mu transposase C-terminal domain-containing protein has product MVTGGHGMLKLGDDVEFRGLRYQFTALDGDVAMLAVSDEPPVTIKLGSLFADKSFKIMGSPPRRRRTVGPSKLFESLPREVQNRARWLEGHVTEVLDGVPCNADPNHVAKRIYSPQLATPRQRDLAKIAELHELGEHFSLSKIQRLRRAYERQGLLGLIDQRLIRRDPVAGQTDRRVVDALVKVLEHNTHQSTGTTDRLMRQVCKELDTEYGSGTVSLPSRATFHRLVGRLAEGRHATGSARTRRTLAQQPEGPFAAVYPVRPGELMQIDSTPLDIAVELDDGVIGRVELTAMVDIATRSIPAAVVRPTTKAVDAALLLARCLTPEMMRPGWADAASMGASALPYRSMKSIDERLAGAAAKPVIVPETIVCDHGKAYLSNTFKSACRSLGISLQPAHPDTPTDKPVIERTLQSIGTLFAQYVTGYLGSSVERRGKNAEHQAVFSLLEIQDLLDEWIVTGWQNRPHDGLRDPFTPSRVLTPNEKYAALLAVSGYVPVPLGAEDYLELLPAETRVINSYGVKIRHRVYDTADLNPYRGQKSGMKALKDLWEVRYDPYDAGCVWIRNHHDGGWITAYWRQLHASPQPFGDDIWDYGRQIVAQRGITSPSEDEIRIAVNNILDKASPPHKPRTKNRKDQRAAARNTAALGARRPRPRTDQPVQAAPPTPDAVSGPSTGQEADTPQLAKVIPLKIYNPQEKAEEWW; this is encoded by the coding sequence ATGGTGACAGGAGGTCACGGCATGCTCAAGCTCGGCGACGACGTTGAGTTCCGCGGGCTCAGGTACCAGTTCACGGCCCTTGATGGCGACGTGGCCATGCTCGCCGTCAGCGATGAGCCACCGGTCACCATCAAATTGGGATCCCTGTTCGCCGATAAGAGCTTCAAAATCATGGGCTCACCACCACGGCGGCGGAGGACCGTGGGACCATCAAAGCTGTTCGAGTCGCTGCCCAGGGAGGTCCAAAACAGGGCTCGGTGGCTTGAAGGACACGTCACCGAAGTCCTCGATGGCGTCCCCTGCAACGCAGATCCGAACCACGTGGCCAAACGAATCTACAGCCCCCAGCTGGCTACTCCCCGGCAGCGAGACCTGGCCAAGATAGCGGAACTCCACGAGCTGGGAGAACACTTCAGCCTCAGTAAAATTCAGCGCCTGCGCCGCGCCTACGAGCGGCAGGGGTTACTGGGGCTCATCGACCAGCGTCTCATCCGGCGAGACCCCGTAGCAGGCCAGACGGACCGGCGCGTCGTTGACGCCCTCGTGAAGGTACTGGAGCACAACACCCACCAATCCACCGGCACCACAGACCGCCTGATGCGCCAGGTTTGCAAGGAACTGGACACCGAATATGGTTCCGGGACTGTTTCATTGCCGTCCCGCGCCACGTTTCACCGCTTGGTGGGCCGGCTCGCCGAGGGCCGGCATGCCACCGGCTCCGCCCGCACCCGTCGCACCCTCGCCCAACAACCGGAGGGACCTTTCGCCGCCGTCTACCCGGTCCGGCCCGGGGAACTGATGCAGATCGACTCCACTCCCCTGGACATCGCCGTCGAACTCGACGACGGCGTCATCGGCCGGGTCGAGCTGACCGCGATGGTTGACATCGCGACGCGCAGCATCCCGGCGGCGGTTGTCCGACCCACGACGAAGGCCGTGGATGCTGCCCTGCTGCTCGCTCGCTGCCTGACTCCCGAGATGATGAGGCCCGGGTGGGCCGATGCGGCATCAATGGGGGCGTCGGCCCTGCCCTACCGGTCGATGAAGTCCATCGACGAACGTCTGGCCGGTGCGGCTGCGAAACCGGTCATCGTTCCGGAGACTATTGTCTGCGACCACGGCAAGGCCTATCTGTCCAACACCTTCAAGAGCGCCTGCCGCAGCCTGGGCATCAGCCTGCAGCCAGCCCACCCCGACACCCCCACGGACAAGCCCGTCATCGAACGGACCCTGCAGTCCATTGGCACACTCTTCGCCCAATACGTGACCGGCTATCTCGGTTCGTCGGTTGAGCGACGCGGTAAGAACGCCGAGCACCAGGCGGTGTTCTCCTTGCTGGAGATCCAGGACCTGCTCGATGAATGGATCGTCACCGGCTGGCAAAACCGTCCCCACGACGGGTTGCGGGACCCCTTCACCCCCTCCCGGGTGCTGACGCCGAACGAGAAATACGCGGCCCTTCTCGCGGTCAGCGGATACGTCCCGGTCCCGCTCGGCGCGGAGGACTACCTAGAACTGTTGCCCGCTGAAACGCGGGTTATCAACAGCTACGGGGTCAAGATCCGCCACCGGGTCTACGACACCGCCGATTTGAATCCCTACCGCGGCCAGAAATCCGGGATGAAAGCACTCAAGGACCTGTGGGAGGTCAGGTACGACCCTTACGATGCCGGTTGCGTCTGGATCCGCAACCACCACGACGGCGGCTGGATCACCGCCTACTGGCGCCAGCTGCATGCCTCGCCCCAGCCCTTCGGGGACGACATCTGGGACTACGGACGCCAGATCGTCGCACAACGCGGCATCACCAGCCCCTCGGAGGATGAGATCAGGATCGCCGTGAACAACATCCTCGACAAAGCCTCACCACCGCACAAGCCACGGACGAAGAACCGAAAAGACCAGCGGGCCGCCGCCCGCAACACTGCCGCGCTGGGCGCCCGACGTCCGCGCCCGCGAACCGATCAGCCAGTGCAGGCAGCGCCCCCGACCCCGGACGCAGTAAGCGGACCATCCACGGGCCAAGAAGCGGATACCCCGCAGTTGGCGAAGGTCATTCCGCTGAAGATCTACAACCCCCAGGAAAAGGCCGAGGAATGGTGGTAG
- a CDS encoding lactococcin 972 family bacteriocin, whose translation MNTKDGTQMNVKKVMAGVALTGALVTAGAGAANAWTQWPVEGGTWNYGYNAGVYSDYINSTCHGSSVYTDWGNSISVNTPPDKWANAWHTGNTWTHNSWYYRTC comes from the coding sequence ATGAACACAAAAGATGGGACTCAGATGAATGTCAAGAAAGTAATGGCTGGCGTAGCACTAACCGGCGCGCTCGTTACAGCGGGCGCTGGAGCTGCCAATGCATGGACGCAGTGGCCTGTAGAAGGGGGCACATGGAACTATGGTTACAATGCCGGCGTCTATTCCGACTACATCAACAGCACTTGCCACGGTTCCTCTGTCTACACTGATTGGGGTAACAGCATCAGTGTTAACACCCCTCCCGACAAATGGGCGAACGCTTGGCACACCGGAAATACATGGACGCACAACTCGTGGTACTACCGGACCTGTTAG
- a CDS encoding TniQ family protein: MTPRAKMIAARPLPRPIRVYKDETTPSFIRRLETANSLEPRQLRTLLKSSRRPWIDSLAAWTDYDPAVLILAMPQLGQHDPAPSLRRKLTGRPIRTTHTAACHRCALARGAGRYVDVYSTHEHVICPRHGLWIGDGVTGFSDQFSIHAGPEITAAWHHHKNLITRHGRSGVRKAFHIASVINWRWYDQFQHFTATTEIYDELAADQPGHSNSQAVVAASLYPAIVALTAAISSPHWAEIAHSHRPDRFLDRISIEVTEGWSPSGALDPLRHWMATDWLPGFRGSDAIRPSTPR; the protein is encoded by the coding sequence ATGACACCCCGCGCCAAGATGATCGCGGCCCGGCCGCTGCCACGCCCGATCCGGGTCTACAAAGACGAGACAACTCCCTCCTTCATCCGCCGGCTCGAAACCGCCAACTCCCTCGAGCCCCGACAGCTCAGAACACTCCTGAAGAGCAGCCGCCGGCCATGGATCGACAGTCTTGCCGCCTGGACGGATTATGACCCCGCCGTTCTCATCCTCGCGATGCCCCAGCTTGGCCAGCACGACCCCGCCCCTTCACTGCGACGGAAGCTGACCGGTCGCCCCATCCGCACAACCCACACCGCCGCGTGCCACCGCTGCGCGCTTGCCCGCGGCGCCGGCCGGTACGTCGACGTCTACAGCACCCACGAACACGTCATCTGCCCGCGCCATGGTCTCTGGATCGGCGATGGTGTCACTGGTTTTTCTGATCAGTTCTCCATCCACGCCGGCCCGGAGATCACCGCGGCCTGGCACCATCACAAGAATCTCATCACCCGGCACGGACGCTCCGGAGTGCGCAAGGCCTTTCACATCGCCAGTGTCATCAACTGGCGCTGGTACGACCAGTTCCAACACTTCACTGCCACCACGGAAATCTACGACGAGTTGGCGGCTGACCAGCCAGGGCACTCCAACAGCCAGGCCGTCGTGGCGGCCTCGCTCTACCCCGCCATCGTCGCCCTCACCGCCGCGATCAGCTCACCGCACTGGGCCGAAATCGCCCACTCACACAGGCCGGACCGGTTCCTGGACCGCATCAGCATTGAAGTCACCGAGGGGTGGTCCCCAAGCGGAGCCCTCGACCCCCTGCGGCACTGGATGGCCACCGACTGGTTGCCAGGATTTCGTGGGTCAGACGCGATTCGTCCGTCCACCCCTCGATGA
- a CDS encoding NAD(P)-dependent oxidoreductase, translated as MKAPHLTRVLLIGATGFIGSRIFQALQLRDDVLVSILARRPTGLLLEASSTALFGDVTDPASVRRAVRHADAVINAASYVGPDGDIADRVNHLGTLSIIRACEIARAGRLVQISTTAVYGSGPHNSLRPGDAEYRPESPASRSRAAADRAVIAAGGIVIRPNLVHGAGDRWFIPGAARMFKTLGTTIDSGRAQLSTIDVTDLGLLAAAAAVEPTAAPGAYHAACQTPLELGQLLGAISEQIIPLNIKGTSTIEDAVRALEPAGFSPHTINMLGMNHHYESQQLWDLARIPSTGFQIAPQAQTWYRGRLVTA; from the coding sequence ATGAAGGCGCCCCATCTAACCAGGGTCTTGCTGATCGGGGCCACTGGTTTCATTGGCAGCCGAATTTTCCAGGCGCTCCAGCTAAGGGACGATGTCCTTGTATCGATTCTAGCAAGACGGCCGACCGGCTTGCTTTTGGAGGCCTCATCGACTGCTCTGTTCGGTGATGTTACGGACCCGGCATCGGTCCGCCGTGCGGTCAGACATGCGGACGCCGTCATCAACGCAGCCTCGTACGTCGGACCAGACGGGGACATAGCCGACCGTGTGAACCACCTGGGCACCCTGTCCATCATCCGGGCCTGTGAAATTGCGAGAGCAGGAAGACTCGTGCAGATCAGCACCACAGCGGTCTACGGATCCGGACCCCACAATTCACTGCGTCCCGGGGACGCAGAGTACCGCCCTGAATCTCCGGCCAGCCGCAGCCGGGCGGCAGCGGACAGGGCAGTGATCGCTGCGGGTGGGATCGTCATTAGGCCGAACCTCGTCCACGGCGCCGGAGACCGCTGGTTCATCCCGGGAGCAGCGCGAATGTTCAAAACCCTTGGCACCACCATAGACAGCGGCCGCGCGCAGCTCTCCACGATCGACGTTACGGACCTCGGTCTACTAGCGGCCGCCGCGGCGGTCGAGCCGACTGCGGCGCCTGGGGCCTACCATGCCGCATGCCAGACACCGCTGGAGCTTGGCCAGCTCCTCGGAGCCATCAGCGAGCAGATCATCCCCCTGAATATCAAGGGAACATCGACAATTGAAGACGCTGTACGGGCCCTGGAACCAGCTGGATTCAGCCCTCACACTATAAACATGCTGGGCATGAACCATCACTACGAGTCACAGCAGCTATGGGACCTTGCGCGTATCCCGTCGACCGGTTTTCAAATCGCGCCCCAGGCCCAAACATGGTACCGAGGCCGGCTCGTGACCGCATGA
- a CDS encoding ScbA/BarX family gamma-butyrolactone biosynthesis protein: MTHNIRQHDQRTGHRFSAPVPRELVHRRAISEVFLTGIQRNESTIYTVSAQWPRWHVFFGSIGQGFDSALVVETLRQLTVLIAHTQLHVPLGMQFLMPDISVSMTSGAMRNPFAPAEVTAEVMVSEVKASVQGVNAFRTSAIFRVDGQMIADGAAGARIVDPEAYVRIRSRSPAADRHRIVPPVPAADVGHSTAWNVVLGESSAAGCWPLRVDVSNPILFDHPLDHIPGVLLIEAVRQSVRLALLDPLLDFSSLEARFMSIAEFGDEAVVVLESVTADTDTTTVLANIQASGTVRMHATASITTNQQPDSVLAPSPRRKPAETGYVDLRENLHA, encoded by the coding sequence ATGACGCATAATATTCGACAGCACGACCAGCGCACGGGGCACCGCTTCAGCGCTCCAGTGCCCCGTGAGCTCGTGCACCGACGTGCGATCTCGGAAGTCTTCTTGACCGGGATTCAGAGGAATGAAAGCACTATTTACACGGTTTCGGCACAGTGGCCGCGGTGGCACGTATTCTTTGGCTCCATCGGCCAAGGCTTCGACTCGGCACTCGTCGTCGAGACGCTGCGCCAACTGACAGTTCTGATAGCGCACACGCAGCTGCACGTTCCTCTGGGCATGCAATTCCTCATGCCCGATATCTCAGTGTCCATGACATCCGGGGCGATGCGGAATCCATTTGCTCCGGCAGAAGTGACCGCCGAAGTCATGGTTTCCGAGGTCAAGGCTTCCGTACAGGGAGTCAATGCATTCCGGACCAGTGCCATATTCCGGGTGGACGGACAGATGATTGCCGACGGTGCGGCCGGGGCGCGGATCGTGGATCCCGAAGCTTACGTCCGCATCCGCTCCCGCTCCCCCGCCGCTGATCGTCACAGGATTGTTCCCCCGGTCCCGGCGGCCGACGTCGGGCATTCCACCGCGTGGAATGTAGTCCTGGGCGAGAGCTCCGCAGCAGGTTGCTGGCCGCTGCGCGTCGATGTTTCAAACCCGATCCTGTTTGATCACCCGCTGGATCATATTCCTGGCGTCTTGCTCATCGAAGCAGTGCGGCAATCAGTTCGCCTGGCGTTGCTGGATCCATTGCTGGACTTCTCGTCACTCGAAGCCCGGTTCATGTCCATCGCCGAGTTCGGAGATGAAGCCGTGGTGGTTCTGGAGTCGGTGACGGCTGATACGGATACAACAACCGTGCTCGCAAATATCCAGGCCTCCGGTACGGTCCGGATGCACGCCACCGCCAGCATCACTACGAACCAGCAGCCCGATTCGGTTCTGGCCCCAAGTCCCCGACGGAAACCAGCCGAGACAGGGTATGTGGATCTTCGTGAGAATCTGCATGCATAA
- a CDS encoding ATP-binding cassette domain-containing protein produces MEITAENVTVAIAHKNILGGQSVTAVPGRTLALVGPSGCGKTTLLNVLGLLRRADGGRVLVGDQDATRWDDRRRRKFWQQHAAFVFQDYGLIDEESVEYNVALSQISLFGLRKRQKSRIEIALDRVGLTGRGGEKVSTLSGGEKQRVGLARAMFKSADVIFADEPTASLDLFNRNLVTGFLQEEAARGATVVIATHDEALMNACDLKLRLGSVVEPVMAGYVAH; encoded by the coding sequence ATGGAAATCACAGCAGAGAACGTTACTGTCGCAATCGCCCACAAGAACATCCTCGGAGGACAGAGTGTCACCGCCGTTCCCGGCCGCACACTGGCCTTGGTCGGACCTAGTGGATGCGGGAAAACGACTCTTCTCAATGTACTGGGGCTTCTCCGTCGCGCCGACGGGGGGCGGGTACTTGTCGGCGATCAAGACGCAACCCGCTGGGACGATCGGCGGCGGCGGAAGTTCTGGCAGCAGCACGCAGCCTTTGTCTTCCAGGACTACGGACTCATCGATGAGGAATCAGTTGAGTACAACGTGGCCCTATCCCAGATATCTCTCTTCGGTCTTCGTAAGCGGCAGAAGAGCCGAATTGAAATTGCGCTCGACCGGGTTGGGCTCACTGGTCGTGGTGGCGAAAAGGTCTCAACTCTCAGCGGCGGGGAGAAACAGCGTGTCGGTCTCGCCAGGGCTATGTTCAAATCCGCGGACGTGATTTTCGCCGACGAGCCTACCGCTTCCCTTGACCTATTCAACCGGAACCTCGTGACCGGTTTCCTCCAGGAAGAGGCAGCGCGCGGAGCTACCGTCGTCATCGCCACCCATGACGAGGCTCTTATGAACGCTTGTGACCTAAAGCTGCGGCTCGGCTCTGTGGTTGAACCAGTTATGGCGGGTTACGTCGCCCACTGA